In the genome of Nitrospiria bacterium, one region contains:
- a CDS encoding BamA/TamA family outer membrane protein gives MDFLKNFKNLNYKFGFLCFLFLYLGICFFSTVVFAKKKIIPVPAISTSRNDGVEYGTLVTVLFEDEDDDVYAILAPSLTYNEFIGLKSAFRFFYFGEDNQDYAVIVSSSTGIDQKVFFEYSKPKFLGEKLLFYSSVTAFRDSTRRFFGFTAESLDENESNFTQREFAYDFLLGHHFFDHFRLSFGERLRWISIGRGSVPDEPFFKDEFPSIPGAGGGLVLGHRLVLAFDSRDELDIPSLGSLVRFYTEVGQVFNADNGDHLFNGTGLDARKWFPMRDSLFVTVLRGAVFFTTGSKTPFYEKATLGGDDTLRNFGDGRFVDDHYYLLSIEERFRLVRFRLFGVLADWELATFVDIGRVFGKFHNLLDELQVNPGFGIRALVRPNVVGRFDAGFGPEGMTLFLGLGYPF, from the coding sequence ATTATAAATTTGGTTTTCTTTGCTTTTTGTTTCTTTATTTAGGCATTTGTTTTTTTTCCACCGTTGTCTTTGCTAAAAAAAAAATCATTCCCGTTCCCGCTATTTCAACTTCCCGAAATGATGGGGTGGAATATGGAACATTGGTTACCGTTCTTTTCGAGGATGAGGATGATGATGTGTATGCCATCTTAGCCCCTTCTTTAACTTATAATGAGTTTATTGGTCTCAAATCAGCATTTCGGTTTTTTTACTTCGGCGAAGATAATCAAGATTATGCGGTCATTGTTTCGAGTTCTACGGGAATTGATCAGAAGGTTTTTTTTGAATATTCAAAACCAAAGTTTTTAGGTGAAAAACTTTTGTTTTATTCATCGGTGACCGCCTTCCGGGATTCCACAAGACGTTTTTTCGGTTTTACCGCAGAAAGTTTGGATGAAAACGAAAGTAATTTTACCCAAAGGGAGTTTGCTTATGATTTTTTGCTGGGACACCATTTTTTTGACCATTTCCGTTTATCTTTTGGAGAACGTCTCCGCTGGATATCCATCGGAAGAGGTAGTGTTCCCGATGAACCTTTTTTCAAAGACGAATTTCCATCCATTCCGGGGGCCGGAGGGGGGCTGGTATTGGGCCACCGACTGGTGTTGGCGTTTGATTCCCGGGATGAACTCGATATCCCCTCTTTGGGTTCCTTGGTGAGATTTTACACGGAGGTTGGCCAGGTTTTCAATGCGGACAATGGGGACCATCTTTTTAATGGGACGGGATTAGATGCGAGGAAATGGTTCCCGATGAGGGATAGTCTTTTTGTTACCGTTCTTCGAGGGGCGGTTTTTTTTACCACTGGAAGTAAAACGCCTTTTTATGAAAAGGCGACTTTAGGTGGAGATGATACCTTGAGAAATTTTGGGGATGGACGATTTGTGGATGACCATTATTATCTTTTAAGTATTGAAGAAAGGTTTCGTTTGGTTCGTTTTAGACTCTTTGGGGTCTTGGCCGATTGGGAGCTTGCCACTTTTGTGGATATCGGAAGGGTTTTTGGAAAATTTCATAATCTTTTGGATGAATTACAGGTGAATCCGGGTTTTGGAATCCGTGCCTTGGTTAGACCCAATGTGGTGGGGCGTTTTGATGCGGGGTTTGGGCCCGAAGGGATGACCCTATTTTTGGGTCTGGGGTATCCTTTTTAG